In Mus musculus strain C57BL/6J chromosome 14, GRCm38.p6 C57BL/6J, the following are encoded in one genomic region:
- the Gm3739 gene encoding uncharacterized protein LOC100042235 isoform X1, whose protein sequence is MFSWLLRLFQKENGDEGETRPKMKEEGILSHEKGRRKWLWRRHRSARNTSTKNSKMTKQRSKINELEELKLDMRKISNDMEEMCGILNLYMYEDLNYRPCHRMNTEFNIIKSQHEKTMLDMNKMIQSIIGSMQYSKELIEDNYSYSIKEDHLLRECTQLNENVRILLNENRRLLVEQAGHKCPVGKKRGSLRRPARTSVSQVPRNSS, encoded by the exons atgttttcctggctgctcaggctatttcagaaagagaatggcgatgaaggagagaccagaccaaaaatgaaggaagagggaatcctttctcatgaaaaaggaagaaggaaatggttatggagaaggcaca ggtctgctagaaatacttcaaccaaaaattccaaaatgactaagcagagatcaaaaataaatgaactagaagaactgaaattggatatgaggaagatcagcaatgacatggaggaaatgtgtggaatcctgaacctttacatgtatgaggatttgaactacag gccatgccacaggatgaacactgaattcaacatcattaaatcacaacatgagaagacaatgttggatatgaataaaatgatccagtccataattggttccatgcagtactccaaggaactgatagaagataactattcctacag cattaaggaggaccacctcctccgtgagtgcactcaactcAACGAAAACgtaaggatattactgaatgagaacagaaggctgctggtggagcaggctggccataagtgtcctgtggggaagaaaagaggttctctgaggaggccagcaagaacatctgtgtcccaagtgccaaggaacagcag ctAA
- the Gm3739 gene encoding uncharacterized protein LOC100042235 → MTKQRSKINELEELKLDMRKISNDMEEMCGILNLYMYEDLNYRMNTEFNIIKSQHEKTMLDMNKMIQSIIGSMQYSKELIEDNYSYSIKEDHLLRECTQLNENVRILLNENRRLLVEQAGHKCPVGKKRGSLRRPARTSVSQVPRNSS, encoded by the exons atgactaagcagagatcaaaaataaatgaactagaagaactgaaattggatatgaggaagatcagcaatgacatggaggaaatgtgtggaatcctgaacctttacatgtatgaggatttgaactacag gatgaacactgaattcaacatcattaaatcacaacatgagaagacaatgttggatatgaataaaatgatccagtccataattggttccatgcagtactccaaggaactgatagaagataactattcctacag cattaaggaggaccacctcctccgtgagtgcactcaactcAACGAAAACgtaaggatattactgaatgagaacagaaggctgctggtggagcaggctggccataagtgtcctgtggggaagaaaagaggttctctgaggaggccagcaagaacatctgtgtcccaagtgccaaggaacagcag ctAA